Proteins encoded in a region of the Podarcis muralis chromosome 2, rPodMur119.hap1.1, whole genome shotgun sequence genome:
- the LOC114591027 gene encoding LOW QUALITY PROTEIN: uncharacterized protein LOC114591027 (The sequence of the model RefSeq protein was modified relative to this genomic sequence to represent the inferred CDS: substituted 1 base at 1 genomic stop codon): MHSSQQLVSFEAVAVYFSKGEWDLLGPSQRALYKEVMLENYESVASPEIPKPDLISRLEGGEEPFVWICEEGERLAGGDQYNSENYSEPAGTCKQKAGKEMLGNPSGQKRAEGNQSKNGRKESSTSLGAGDLELLDPEYHQRKQLKKCPVFGEMIKDKSVLNRYHRTPTGVKLYDCMKCGKSFRDRGTLTRHCKTHTGEKPYKCMECGKSFRDRGSLTEHKRTHTGERPYKCLECGKSFSANGNLKAHKRIHTGEKPYKCMECGKSFRNSGTLSEHERTHTGEKPYKCLVCGKSFSVSGSLKTHERKHTGEKPYICMECGKSFRDSGNLVIHARTHTGMRPYKCEECGKSFSVNGSLTKHKRIHTGEKPYKCMACGKSFRDGNFIVHQRTHTGEKPFKCMECGKNLSDRRSLIVHQRIHTGEKPYECLECGKSFSDRRSLFVHQRTHTGEKPYKCMECGKSFTVHRSLTSHQRTHTGEKPYQCMECGHSFIDRGYLARHQRRHTGEKPYKCMECGKSFIERGHLARHQRNHTGEKPYQCMECGKSFSDSRACSKHQRTHTGEKPYQCKECGKSFTHNGSLNVHLRTHTGEKPYECVVCRKTFTQRDHLISHQRTHTGEKPYKCLLCGNTFTQRSNLISHQRTHTGEKPYQCMECGKSFSDRRSLTVHQNTHTGQKPHECTECGKSFSDRRSLIVHQKTHTGEKPYKCMECGKGFCERVYLVRHERRHTGEKPYECLVCTKTFTQKGHLISHQRAHTGEKPYKCLVCGKAFTQRSNLISHQRIHISEKPXKCMECQNSSKNRNLTIIHRTHMREKLVLVPFFLPSGQLS, encoded by the exons aaATTCCCAAACCAGACCTCATCTCCCGGCTGGAAGGAGGTGAAGAGCCATTTGTCTGGATCTGCGAGGAAGGAGAGAGATTGGCAG GAGGTGATCAGTACAACAGTGAAAACTATAGTGAGCCAGCAGGAACATGCAAGCAGAAAGCAGGAAAGGAGATGCTTGGAAATCCATCAGGACAAAAGAGAGCTGAGGGAAATCAATCAAAGAATGGAAGGAAAGAATCCTCTACTTCTCTGGGTGCTGGTGACCTTGAACTTCTGGACCCAGAATATCACCAAAGAAAGCAACTAAAAAAGTGTCCCGTCtttggggaaatgatcaaagatAAATCAGTACTAAATAGATACCACAGAACCCCCACGGGGGTGAAACTATACGATTGCAtgaagtgtgggaagagctttagaGATAGGGGAACTCTCACTAGACACTGcaaaacccacacaggggagaaaccatacaagtgcatggagtgtggaaagagctttagagaTAGGGGTAGTCTTACTGAACAcaaaagaactcacacaggggagagaccatataaatgcttggaatgtgggaagagcttcagtgcaAATGGAAACCTTAAAGCACATaaaagaatccacacaggggagaaaccatataagtgcatggagtgtggaaagagcttcagaaacagTGGAACTCTTAGTGAGCAtgaaagaactcacacaggggagaaaccatataaatgcttggtatgtgggaaaagcttcagcgtGAGTGGAAGCCTTAAAACACATGAAAGAaagcacacgggggagaaaccatacatatgtatggaatgtggaaagagcttccgcgACAGTGGGAATCTTGTCATACATGCAAGAACCCACACAGGAATGAGACCGTATAAGTGTGAAGAGTGTGGAAAAAGTTTTAGTGTGAATGGAAGTCTTACTAAACATAAAAGAATCCACACAGgcgagaaaccatataaatgtatggcctgtggaaagagcttccgtgatG GAAACTTCATTGtacatcaaagaacccacacaggggagaaaccttttaaatgcatggagtgtgggaaaAACCTCAGTGATAGGAGAAGTCTCATTGTacatcaaagaatccacacaggagagaaaccgtatgaatgcctggagtgtggaaagagcttcagtgatagaAGAAGTCTTTTTGTacatcagagaacccacacaggggagaaaccatataagtgcatggagtgtggaaagagcttcactgtgcATCGTAGCCTTACTTcacatcaaagaacccacacaggggagaaaccatatcagtgtatGGAGTGTGGACACAGTTTTATTGACAGAGGTTATCTTGCTAGGCATCAAAGAagacacacaggagagaaaccatataaatgtatggaatgtggaaagagcttcattgaaAGGGGACATCTTGCAAGGCATCAAAGAaatcacacgggagagaaaccatatcagtgcatggagtgtggaaaaagcttcagtgatTCACGAGCTTGTTCTAaacatcaaagaacccacacaggggagaagccatatcaatgcaaggagtgtggaaaaagctttacTCATAATGGGAGCCTTAATGTACATttgagaacccacacaggggagaaaccatatgaatgtgtGGTATGTAGAAAGACCTTCACTCAGAGAGATCACCTTATTTCacatcagagaacccacacaggagagaaaccctataaatgcTTGTTGTGTGGAAATACCTTCACTCAGAGGAGTAACCTTATTTCACATCAAAgaacacacacaggggagaaaccatatcaatgcatggagtgtggaaagagctttagtgataggaGAAGTCTTACTGTGCATCAAAACACCCACACAGGGCAAAAACCACATGAATGcacggagtgtggaaagagcttcagtgataggAGAAGCCTTATTGtacatcaaaaaactcacacaggggaaaaaccatataaatgtatggagtgtggaaaaggTTTTTGTGAAAGAGTGTATCTTGTTAGACATGAAAGAAggcacacaggagagaagccttATGAATGCTTGGTGTGCACAAAGACCTTCACACAGAAAGGTCACCTTATTTCACACCAGAGAgcccacacaggagagaaaccctataaatgttTGGTGTGTGGAAAGGCCTTCACTCAGAGAAGTAACCTTATTTCACATCAAAGAATACACATAAGTGAGAAACCATAAAAATGCATGGAATGTCAGAACTCCAGCAAAAACAGAAACCTTACTATAATTCACAGAACCCACATGAGGGAGAAACTTGTCCTAGTGCCATTTTTCTTACCTAGTGGCCAACTTAGCTAG